One part of the Sarcophilus harrisii chromosome 5, mSarHar1.11, whole genome shotgun sequence genome encodes these proteins:
- the FEZF1 gene encoding fez family zinc finger protein 1 isoform X1 encodes MDCSSHHPTTKILATPPSRESLPARGNMISASKPLAFSIERIMARTPEPKSMPVPHFLQGSVPKGDPKHSLHLNSSIPCMIPFVPVTYDTSPKAGMTGSEPRKTNLDSSTSSPASSSFSCSDLLNCALSLKGDFARDALPLQQYKLVRPRVVNHSSFHAMGALCYFNRGDGPCHPSASVNIHPVASYFLSSPLHPQPKTYLAERNKLVVPTVEKYPSGVAFKDLSQAQLQHYMKESAQILSEKIAFKTSEFSRGSPNSKPKVFTCEVCGKVFNAHYNLTRHMPVHTGARPFVCKVCGKGFRQASTLCRHKIIHTQEKPHKCNQCGKAFNRSSTLNTHTRIHAGYKPFVCEFCGKGFHQKGNYKNHKLTHSGEKQFKCNICNKAFHQVYNLTFHMHTHNDKKPFTCPTCGKGFCRNFDLKKHVRKLHDSALGLPRAPAEAGADPSPPMQPQPPIPPPPPPGSLQPPLHQGHQ; translated from the exons ATGGATTGTAGTTCCCATCACCCGACCACAAAAATCTTAGCGACTCCTCCGTCCAGAGAGAGCCTGCCGGCTAGAGGCAACATGATCAGCGCTTCCAAACCCCTCGCCTTTTCCATTGAACGAATAATGGCCAGGACTCCAGAACCCAAGTCTATGCCCGTCCCCCATTTCCTACAGGGATCTGTGCCCAAAGGAGACCCCAAGCACTCCTTGCACCTCAACTCATCGATCCCGTGCATGATTCCCTTCGTGCCGGTGACCTACGATACCAGCCCCAAAGCAGGGATGACAGGGTCGGAACCAAGAAAAACTAACCTGGACTCCTCCACTTCTTCGCCGGCGTCCTCGTCCTTTAGCTGCAGTGATCTGTTGAACTGTGCGTTGAGTCTGAAGGGAGACTTTGCCCGCGACGCTTTGCCTCTACAGCAGTATAAATTGGTCCGACCTCGAGTGGTCAACCACTCCTCCTTCCATGCCATGGGGGCTCTGTGCTATTTCAACCGGGGCGACGGTCCCTGTCACCCGTCGGCCAGTGTCAACATCCACCCAGTGGCCTCCTATTTCCTCAGTTCCCCTTTACACCCACAACCCAAGACGTATTTAGCAGAGAGAAACAAACTAGTCGTCCCGACTGTGGAAAAATACCCTTCGGGAGTGGCTTTCAAAGACTTGTCCCAGGCTCAGCTGCAACACTACATGAAAGAAAGTGCCCAGATCCTCTCGGAAAAAATTGCTTTCAAAACCTCAGAATTCAGCCGAGGCTCTCCCAACAGCAAACCCAAAGTTTTCACTTGCGAAGTGTGTGGAAAG GTATTTAATGCGCATTATAACTTAACCCGTCATATGCCGGTGCACACAGGAGCCAGACCCTTTGTCTGTAAAGTTTGCGGAAAGGGCTTCAGACAAGCGAGTACACTCTGTCGACACAAGATCATTCACACCCAG GAAAAACCTCACAAATGTAACCAATGTGGCAAAGCATTTAACCGAAGTTCCACTTTAAATACTCACACTCGGATACACGCCGGCTACAAACCTTTTGTTTGTGAATTCTGTGGCAAAGGATTTCATCAAAAAG GAAATTACAAAAACCACAAGCTGACCCACAGCGGGGAGAAGCAGTTCAAATGCAATATCTGCAACAAGGCTTTTCACCAGGTCTACAACCTGACTTTCCACATGCACACCCATAACGACAAGAAACCCTTCACTTGTCCCACCTGCGGCAAGGGCTTCTGTAGGAACTTTGACCTCAAGAAACACGTCCGTAAGTTGCACGATAGCGCCCTGGGGCTGCCCCGGGCCCCGGCTGAGGCTGGCGCTGACCCATCGCCCCCGATGCAGCCGCAACCTCCGATACCCCCGCCGCCGCCTCCCGGGTCATTGCAGCCTCCTCTTCATCAGGGCCACCAGTGA
- the FEZF1 gene encoding fez family zinc finger protein 1 isoform X2 has translation MDCSSHHPTTKILATPPSRESLPARGNMISASKPLAFSIERIMARTPEPKSMPVPHFLQGSVPKGDPKHSLHLNSSIPCMIPFVPVTYDTSPKAGMTGSEPRKTNLDSSTSSPASSSFSCSDLLNCALSLKGDFARDALPLQQYKLVRPRTYLAERNKLVVPTVEKYPSGVAFKDLSQAQLQHYMKESAQILSEKIAFKTSEFSRGSPNSKPKVFTCEVCGKVFNAHYNLTRHMPVHTGARPFVCKVCGKGFRQASTLCRHKIIHTQEKPHKCNQCGKAFNRSSTLNTHTRIHAGYKPFVCEFCGKGFHQKGNYKNHKLTHSGEKQFKCNICNKAFHQVYNLTFHMHTHNDKKPFTCPTCGKGFCRNFDLKKHVRKLHDSALGLPRAPAEAGADPSPPMQPQPPIPPPPPPGSLQPPLHQGHQ, from the exons ATGGATTGTAGTTCCCATCACCCGACCACAAAAATCTTAGCGACTCCTCCGTCCAGAGAGAGCCTGCCGGCTAGAGGCAACATGATCAGCGCTTCCAAACCCCTCGCCTTTTCCATTGAACGAATAATGGCCAGGACTCCAGAACCCAAGTCTATGCCCGTCCCCCATTTCCTACAGGGATCTGTGCCCAAAGGAGACCCCAAGCACTCCTTGCACCTCAACTCATCGATCCCGTGCATGATTCCCTTCGTGCCGGTGACCTACGATACCAGCCCCAAAGCAGGGATGACAGGGTCGGAACCAAGAAAAACTAACCTGGACTCCTCCACTTCTTCGCCGGCGTCCTCGTCCTTTAGCTGCAGTGATCTGTTGAACTGTGCGTTGAGTCTGAAGGGAGACTTTGCCCGCGACGCTTTGCCTCTACAGCAGTATAAATTGGTCCGACCTCGA ACGTATTTAGCAGAGAGAAACAAACTAGTCGTCCCGACTGTGGAAAAATACCCTTCGGGAGTGGCTTTCAAAGACTTGTCCCAGGCTCAGCTGCAACACTACATGAAAGAAAGTGCCCAGATCCTCTCGGAAAAAATTGCTTTCAAAACCTCAGAATTCAGCCGAGGCTCTCCCAACAGCAAACCCAAAGTTTTCACTTGCGAAGTGTGTGGAAAG GTATTTAATGCGCATTATAACTTAACCCGTCATATGCCGGTGCACACAGGAGCCAGACCCTTTGTCTGTAAAGTTTGCGGAAAGGGCTTCAGACAAGCGAGTACACTCTGTCGACACAAGATCATTCACACCCAG GAAAAACCTCACAAATGTAACCAATGTGGCAAAGCATTTAACCGAAGTTCCACTTTAAATACTCACACTCGGATACACGCCGGCTACAAACCTTTTGTTTGTGAATTCTGTGGCAAAGGATTTCATCAAAAAG GAAATTACAAAAACCACAAGCTGACCCACAGCGGGGAGAAGCAGTTCAAATGCAATATCTGCAACAAGGCTTTTCACCAGGTCTACAACCTGACTTTCCACATGCACACCCATAACGACAAGAAACCCTTCACTTGTCCCACCTGCGGCAAGGGCTTCTGTAGGAACTTTGACCTCAAGAAACACGTCCGTAAGTTGCACGATAGCGCCCTGGGGCTGCCCCGGGCCCCGGCTGAGGCTGGCGCTGACCCATCGCCCCCGATGCAGCCGCAACCTCCGATACCCCCGCCGCCGCCTCCCGGGTCATTGCAGCCTCCTCTTCATCAGGGCCACCAGTGA